From a single Actinomyces viscosus genomic region:
- the hemH gene encoding ferrochelatase, whose protein sequence is MPPSPAAPDPREADERPALILANLGTPAEPTPKAVRSFLREFLSDRRVIEMHPLLWRPVLEGIILRVRPRASAAKYATVWRPGQETSRSGSPLMHYSERQCELLQRELGEAVQVRIAMRYGRPSLRHVMGELMEAGCRRIALIPLYPQYAASSAGTVVDEAARFILGSRNQPELRTIRSFEAAPAYIEALATALERHWQAYGRPDPAAGGRLLLSFHSIPQAMHDAGDPYRAECERTVELLSRRLDLPDGLARLTFQSVFGPAAWIGPATIDTVGELGRAGCPRLDVICPGFFSDCLETLEEINQLNRETFTTAGGGVFHYVPWGNDSDGAIATLAEQARNVLAGWI, encoded by the coding sequence GTGCCCCCGAGCCCCGCCGCCCCCGACCCGCGCGAAGCGGACGAGCGCCCCGCCCTCATCCTGGCCAACCTCGGCACCCCGGCCGAACCGACCCCCAAGGCAGTCCGCTCCTTCCTGCGGGAGTTCCTCTCCGACCGGCGTGTCATCGAGATGCACCCCCTCCTGTGGCGCCCCGTCCTGGAAGGCATCATCCTGCGGGTGCGTCCGCGCGCATCGGCTGCCAAGTACGCCACCGTCTGGCGCCCCGGCCAGGAGACCAGCCGTTCCGGCTCCCCGCTCATGCACTACAGCGAGCGCCAGTGCGAGCTTCTTCAGCGTGAGCTGGGCGAGGCGGTCCAGGTCCGCATCGCCATGCGCTACGGCCGGCCGTCCCTGCGGCACGTCATGGGCGAGCTCATGGAGGCAGGCTGCCGCCGCATCGCCCTCATCCCGCTCTACCCGCAGTATGCCGCCTCCTCGGCCGGCACCGTCGTCGACGAGGCCGCCCGCTTCATCCTGGGCTCCCGCAACCAGCCCGAGCTGCGTACCATCCGCTCCTTCGAGGCGGCCCCGGCCTACATCGAGGCCCTCGCCACCGCCCTGGAACGGCACTGGCAGGCCTACGGGCGCCCCGACCCGGCCGCCGGTGGGCGTCTCCTGCTGTCCTTCCACTCCATCCCCCAGGCCATGCACGACGCCGGAGACCCCTACCGCGCCGAGTGCGAGCGCACCGTCGAGCTCCTCTCACGCAGGCTCGACCTGCCCGACGGGCTCGCCCGACTCACCTTCCAGTCCGTCTTCGGGCCCGCTGCCTGGATCGGGCCCGCCACCATCGACACGGTCGGCGAGCTGGGACGTGCCGGCTGCCCGCGCCTCGACGTCATCTGCCCCGGCTTCTTCTCCGACTGCCTGGAGACCCTCGAGGAGATCAACCAGCTCAACCGCGAGACCTTCACCACTGCCGGAGGCGGCGTCTTCCATTACGTCCCCTGGGGAAACGACTCCGACGGTGCCATCGCCACCCTGGCTGAACAGGCAAGAAACGTGCTGGCCGGGTGGATCTGA